From the genome of Faecalibacterium prausnitzii:
ACCTCCCGGAGCTGTAAGCTGAATGAGAGAACTCTCTAGTAGGCTGTGCCGCGTGCGAGCGTTACAAACGCAGGAGTGTCGTCCTACTCTGGGGCATGCACTCGTGAGGCCGCTTCCGTGAGGGAACGGCAAACAGAGGTGGTACCGCGAACATTTCTCGCCCTCTGCCAAATTTATTTTGGCAGGGGGCGTTTTTTATCCCTCTGCCCACAAAACAGGAGGAAAAAACTCATGACTCTGTACGAAGAACTCAAGGCCCGCGGTCTGGTGGCGCAGATCACCGACGAGGAGATCATCGACCTCATCAACAACGGCAAGGCGACCTTCTACATCGGCTTCGACTGCACTGCCGACAGCCTGACCGCAGGCCATTTCATGGCGCTGACCCTGATGAAGCGCCTGCAGATGGCTGGCAACAAGCCCATCGCCCTGATCGGCGGCGGCACCACCATGATCGGCGATCCCTCCGGCCGCACCGACATGCGCAAGATGCTGACCAAAGAGGACATCGCTCACAATGCCGCCTGCTTCAAAAAGCAGATGGAAAAGTTCATCGACTTCTCCGAGGGCAAGGCCCTGATGCTGAACAACGCCGACTGGCTGCTGAACCTGAACTACGTCGAGCTGCTGCGTGACGTGGGTGCCTGCTTCTCGGTCAACAACATGCTGCGCGCCAAGTGCTACGAGCAGCGGATGGAGAAGGGCCTGTCCTTCCTCGAATTCAACTACATGATCATGCAGAGCTACGACTTCTACTACATGTTCCAGCACTACGGCTGCAACATGCAGTTCGGCGGCGACGACCAGTGGAGCAACATGCTGGGCGGCACTGAGCTCATCCGCCGCAAGCTGGGCAAGGACGCCTACGCCATGACCATCACCCTGCTGACCGACTCCCAGGGCAAGAAGATGGGCAAGACCGCTGGCAATGCCGTCTGGCTCGACCCCAACAAGACCAGCCCCTTCGAGTTCTACCAGTACTGGCGCAATGTCGGCGATGCCGATGTCATGAAGTGCATCCGGATGCTGACCTTCCTGCCGCTGGAGCAGATCGACGAGATGGCCACCTGGAAGGATCAGCGCCTGAACGAGGCAAAGGAGATCCTGGCCTATGAGCTGACCAGCATGGTCCACGGCAAGGAAGAGGCCGACAAAGCCCAGAACGCTGCCCGCGCCCTGTTCAGCGGTGCAGCCGATACCGAGCACATGCCCACCACCCAGCTGACCGAGGCAGACCTGACGGACGGCTCCATTGGCATCCTGACCGTGATGGTCAAGGCCGGTCTGGCCGCCTCCAACGGCGAGGCCCGCCGTCTGGTCACCCAGGGAGGCGTCCTCGTCGATGGTGAGAAGGTCGCCGCTCCTACCGTCAGCTTCACGGCTGAGCAGCTGGCCAATGGCATCGTCATCAAGAAGGGCAAGAAGATCTACCATAAGGTCACGCTGTAAAGCGCTTTTGCAAAACACAGCAAACCACCCATAACATCAAGAGCCGCCCGCTTCTCAAAACCGAGAAGCAGGCGGCTCTTTTGCACGTTGAAATATTCCGGGATCGATCGGGCTTTTTTACAGCTCGAATGCCTTCTTCAGCACATCGTAGGCAGCATCTTCATTTTCTGCGCGAACCAGAAGGGAAATATCCAGATCGCTGGTGGTGATGAGCAGCACTTCGATGTCTGCCATGGCCAGAGCGTTCAGGGCACGGGCTGCCACACCGCAGCTGGTGACCATCTCTTCACCGAAGAGGTTCAGCTTGGAGTATCCCACACTGATGAGCGGGGAAGCCTTGGCATCCTTGTCGAGGTTGGCGGCCGAGATGGCTTTCATCACGAGGGGCAGGTCGCTGGCCGAGGCCGTAAAGCTGAAATCCATGGTGGTGCCATGGGGTGCGCTCTGGCTGATCATATCCACCACGACGCCGGTATCCGCAAAAATCTGCAAATATCGTGCCAGACTGTTGCCCTTGAACTCGACATCCTGGAC
Proteins encoded in this window:
- the tyrS gene encoding tyrosine--tRNA ligase yields the protein MTLYEELKARGLVAQITDEEIIDLINNGKATFYIGFDCTADSLTAGHFMALTLMKRLQMAGNKPIALIGGGTTMIGDPSGRTDMRKMLTKEDIAHNAACFKKQMEKFIDFSEGKALMLNNADWLLNLNYVELLRDVGACFSVNNMLRAKCYEQRMEKGLSFLEFNYMIMQSYDFYYMFQHYGCNMQFGGDDQWSNMLGGTELIRRKLGKDAYAMTITLLTDSQGKKMGKTAGNAVWLDPNKTSPFEFYQYWRNVGDADVMKCIRMLTFLPLEQIDEMATWKDQRLNEAKEILAYELTSMVHGKEEADKAQNAARALFSGAADTEHMPTTQLTEADLTDGSIGILTVMVKAGLAASNGEARRLVTQGGVLVDGEKVAAPTVSFTAEQLANGIVIKKGKKIYHKVTL
- a CDS encoding ACT domain-containing protein, producing the protein MYGVSKISIEPSLMMISVQDVEFKGNSLARYLQIFADTGVVVDMISQSAPHGTTMDFSFTASASDLPLVMKAISAANLDKDAKASPLISVGYSKLNLFGEEMVTSCGVAARALNALAMADIEVLLITTSDLDISLLVRAENEDAAYDVLKKAFEL